In a genomic window of Branchiostoma floridae strain S238N-H82 chromosome 19, Bfl_VNyyK, whole genome shotgun sequence:
- the LOC118407174 gene encoding uncharacterized protein LOC118407174, whose amino-acid sequence MPRPSFRQKPDMCRPTEFINLLAGLHVGLGLLELVVGIVELKLYELSDATPIWGGVIELSVGGVWIFATCRDCGDKPKAICLLVASNVALVLGVVQVSLSAQVTACVSSLERNTAEDALQVINLILAVFIIITSYISSNVASASVARVLMPEEALVPRRNVDESSPNATTALMMTS is encoded by the exons ATGCCCAGGCCTTCCTTCCGCCAGAAGCCAGACATGTGCCGGCCGACAGAGTTCATCAACCTGCTGGCGGGCCTGCACGTGGGGCTGGGGCTGCTGGAGCTGGTGGTCGGCATCGTGGAGCTCAAACTGTACGAGCTGTCGGACGCCACGCCCATCTGGGGAGGAGTCATC GAACTATCCGTCGGAGGTGTGTGGATCTTTGCTACATGTAGGGACTGTGGAGACAAGCCAAAA GCCATCTGCTTGCTCGTGGCGAGTAACGTGGCGCTGGTGCTGGGAGTGGTACAGGTGTCTCTGTCCGCTCAGGTCACGGCGTGCGTCAGCTCACTGGAAAG GAACACAGCTGAAGACGCCCTGCAGGTCATTAACCTGATCCTGGccgtcttcatcatcatcacgtcTTACATCTCCTCTAACGTCGCCAGCGCCTCCGTGGCGCGGGTGCTG ATGCCGGAAGAAGCGCTCGTTCCGAGAAGAAACGTGGACGAGTCGTCTCCAAACGCCACGACAGCGCTGATGATGACCAGCTGA